From a region of the Stenotrophomonas sp. BIO128-Bstrain genome:
- the metK gene encoding methionine adenosyltransferase codes for MSSYLFTSESVSEGHPDKIADQISDAVLDAILTQDKRARVACETMVKTGVAIVAGEITTSAWIDLEALTRKVILDIGYDSSDVGFDGATCGVLNLIGKQSPHIAQGVDRKKPEEMGAGDQGLMFGYATNETDSYMPAAIHLSHRLVEQQAKIRKKKNSPLSWLRPDAKSQVTLRYENGAVSAIDAVVLSTQHAPGVKQKDLIEAVREEIIKPVLPAKWLHKGTKFHINPTGKFEIGGPVGDCGLTGRKIIVDTYGGWARHGGGAFSGKDPSKVDRSAAYAARYVAKNVVAAGLADRCEVQVSYAIGVAEPTSISVTTFGTGKISDDKIEKLIRKHFDLRPYGIIQMLDLIHPMYQQTAAYGHFGRKAKEFSYTNGAGEQVNATAFSWEKTDRAAALRADAKLK; via the coding sequence ATGTCCAGCTACCTGTTCACCTCCGAATCGGTCTCCGAAGGCCATCCGGACAAGATTGCCGACCAGATCTCCGATGCGGTGCTGGACGCGATCCTGACCCAGGACAAGCGTGCGCGCGTGGCCTGCGAAACCATGGTCAAGACTGGCGTGGCAATCGTCGCCGGTGAAATCACCACCAGCGCCTGGATCGACCTGGAAGCCTTGACCCGCAAGGTGATCCTGGACATCGGCTACGACAGCTCCGACGTCGGCTTCGACGGCGCGACCTGCGGCGTGCTGAACCTGATCGGCAAGCAGTCGCCGCACATCGCCCAGGGCGTGGACCGCAAGAAGCCCGAAGAAATGGGCGCTGGCGACCAGGGCCTGATGTTCGGCTATGCCACCAACGAGACCGACAGCTACATGCCGGCCGCGATCCACCTGTCGCACCGCCTGGTCGAGCAGCAGGCCAAGATCCGCAAGAAGAAGAACTCGCCGCTGTCCTGGCTGCGCCCGGATGCCAAGAGCCAGGTCACCCTGCGCTATGAAAACGGCGCCGTCTCGGCCATCGACGCGGTGGTGCTGTCGACCCAGCACGCCCCGGGCGTGAAGCAGAAGGACCTCATCGAGGCCGTCCGCGAAGAGATCATCAAGCCGGTGCTGCCGGCCAAGTGGCTGCACAAGGGCACCAAGTTCCACATCAACCCGACCGGCAAGTTCGAGATCGGCGGTCCGGTGGGCGACTGTGGCCTGACCGGCCGCAAGATCATCGTCGACACCTACGGCGGCTGGGCCCGTCACGGTGGTGGTGCGTTCTCGGGCAAGGATCCGTCCAAGGTCGACCGTTCGGCCGCTTACGCTGCCCGCTACGTCGCCAAGAACGTCGTGGCTGCCGGCCTGGCCGACCGTTGCGAAGTGCAGGTCTCCTACGCCATCGGCGTGGCCGAGCCGACCTCGATCTCGGTCACCACCTTCGGCACCGGCAAGATCAGCGATGACAAGATCGAAAAGCTGATCCGCAAGCACTTCGACCTGCGCCCGTACGGCATCATCCAGATGCTGGACCTGATCCACCCGATGTACCAGCAGACCGCGGCCTACGGCCACTTCGGCCGCAAGGCCAAGGAGTTCAGCTACACCAACGGTGCTGGCGAACAGGTCAATGCGACCGCCTTCTCCTGGGAGAAGACCGATCGCGCCGCCGCCCTGCGCGCGGATGCGAAGTTGAAGTAA
- a CDS encoding acyl-CoA thioesterase, whose translation MPEFKSNQLSMTVLMSPDMANFSGKVHGGAVLRLLDQVAYACASRYAGSYVVTLSVDQVMFRQPIAVGELVTFLASVNYTGTSSMEIGVKVVAEDILKRSVRHANSCFFTMVAVDDEGKPTPVPPLVLETADERRRHAAALIRRQLREEMEQRHLELLASNPPAPGDLVERV comes from the coding sequence ATGCCCGAATTCAAATCCAACCAGCTCTCCATGACGGTGCTGATGTCGCCGGACATGGCCAACTTCTCCGGCAAGGTGCACGGCGGTGCGGTGCTGCGCCTGCTCGACCAGGTTGCCTACGCCTGCGCCAGCCGCTATGCCGGCAGCTACGTGGTCACCCTTTCGGTGGACCAGGTGATGTTCCGCCAGCCGATCGCGGTCGGCGAGCTGGTCACCTTCCTGGCCTCGGTGAACTACACCGGCACCTCCTCGATGGAGATCGGGGTCAAGGTGGTGGCCGAGGACATCCTCAAGCGCAGCGTGCGCCACGCCAACAGCTGCTTCTTCACCATGGTCGCGGTGGATGACGAGGGCAAGCCGACCCCGGTGCCGCCGCTCGTGCTGGAGACCGCCGACGAACGCCGCCGGCATGCCGCCGCGTTGATCCGCCGCCAGCTGCGCGAGGAGATGGAGCAGCGCCACCTGGAGCTGCTGGCATCCAATCCGCCTGCACCAGGTGATCTGGTCGAGCGGGTCTGA
- the ppc gene encoding phosphoenolpyruvate carboxylase, whose translation MNEYRSSIVFATPDIPLRDDVRRLGALVGDLLAEQVSTQFFDDVEQVRTRAIARRESDAPLSDLNDALTGLPPARAEAMVRAFSTYFQVVNIAERVHRIRRRRDYQRAGTATPQPDGLQDALVNLKAQGVTLDELAEWLPRIDIEPVFTAHPTEAVRRALLEKEQLMVASLVDNLDGQRTPGEAAADAARFRMALTASWQTTDSSPVRPTVEDEREHVGFYLVQVLYRVIPVLYESLQQALLDTYGQELPLPRLLRFGTWVGGDMDGNPNVDAGTIRNTLDAQRQAVLGRYQKDLLQLASLLSQSTERVAVSDELQARVDHYKALLPKVTSRPRHADMPYRLLNDRMRARVQATMDDAEGAYVSPQELTDDIELILRSLHENKGDHAGGFAVRRLLWRVRTFGFHLARLDVRQESSVHGRALASVLDGQEAWDAADAVTRAARLAPFASGEQVLPVSNEEGGERLDAVFAALADAHHRHGADALGSYIISMAHDRSDVLAVLALARRGGLVDDAGAVPLDIAPLFETVDDLKRGTDTLRDLLADPVYRTHLASRGDVQMVMLGYSDSGKDGGIAASRWGLQRAQVELLEVAAENDIRLTFFHGRGGSISRGGGKTTHAVDASPRGSIDGRLRVTEQGEVIHRKYGIRALALRSLEQSTGAVLRSSLRPRAPEPREEQWRPVMDLIAQKSAEAYRAFVGQKDFMQYFRLATPIDVIERMTLGSRPSRRLGEDAALSNLRAIPWVFAWSQARAVIPGWYGVGSGLQAAIDAGHEDILKEMARDWPFFSTFLDDIAMVLSKGDLTIAEQFSQLSGALHGRFFPQIQRELELTAQWILALTGQDALLQHDQRLALSIRLRNPYIDPISVLQVDLLRRWRESGGEDDDVLRALVACVNGVSQGVQNTG comes from the coding sequence ATGAACGAGTACCGTAGCAGCATCGTTTTTGCCACTCCCGATATTCCCCTGCGCGACGATGTACGCCGACTCGGCGCACTGGTCGGCGACCTGCTCGCCGAGCAGGTCTCCACGCAGTTTTTCGATGATGTGGAACAGGTGCGTACACGCGCCATCGCCCGCCGCGAAAGCGACGCCCCCCTGTCCGATCTCAACGATGCGCTGACCGGCCTGCCACCGGCGCGCGCCGAAGCGATGGTGCGTGCGTTCAGTACCTATTTCCAGGTGGTGAACATCGCCGAGCGGGTGCACCGCATCCGCCGCCGCCGCGACTACCAGCGCGCCGGTACCGCCACGCCGCAGCCCGATGGCCTGCAGGACGCACTGGTCAACCTCAAGGCACAGGGCGTCACCCTGGACGAACTGGCCGAGTGGCTGCCGCGCATCGACATCGAGCCGGTGTTCACCGCGCACCCGACCGAGGCGGTCCGCCGCGCGCTGCTGGAGAAAGAGCAGTTGATGGTGGCCAGCCTGGTCGACAACCTCGACGGCCAGCGCACGCCGGGCGAAGCGGCCGCTGACGCCGCGCGTTTCCGCATGGCGCTGACCGCCTCGTGGCAGACCACCGATTCCTCGCCCGTGCGCCCGACCGTGGAAGACGAGCGCGAGCATGTCGGCTTCTATCTGGTGCAGGTGCTGTACCGGGTGATTCCGGTGCTGTACGAATCGCTGCAGCAGGCACTGCTGGATACCTATGGGCAGGAACTGCCGCTGCCGCGCCTGCTGCGCTTCGGCACGTGGGTGGGCGGCGACATGGATGGCAATCCGAACGTGGATGCCGGCACCATCCGCAACACCCTGGATGCGCAGCGCCAGGCCGTGCTCGGCCGCTACCAGAAAGACCTGCTGCAGTTGGCCAGCCTGCTCAGCCAGTCCACCGAGCGCGTGGCGGTCAGTGATGAACTGCAGGCCCGCGTGGACCATTACAAGGCGTTGCTGCCCAAGGTCACCTCGCGCCCGCGTCATGCCGACATGCCGTACCGTCTGCTCAATGACCGCATGCGCGCACGCGTGCAGGCGACGATGGACGATGCGGAAGGCGCCTACGTGTCGCCGCAGGAACTCACCGACGACATCGAGCTGATCCTGCGCAGCCTGCACGAGAACAAGGGCGACCATGCCGGCGGCTTCGCCGTGCGTCGCCTGCTGTGGCGGGTGCGCACCTTCGGCTTCCATCTGGCGCGCCTGGACGTGCGTCAGGAATCGAGCGTGCATGGTCGCGCGCTGGCCAGCGTGCTGGATGGGCAGGAGGCCTGGGACGCTGCCGATGCGGTCACCCGCGCGGCACGGCTGGCCCCGTTCGCCAGCGGCGAGCAGGTGCTGCCGGTGAGCAACGAAGAAGGCGGTGAGCGCCTGGACGCGGTGTTTGCGGCGCTGGCCGATGCCCATCACCGGCATGGGGCCGATGCACTGGGCAGTTACATCATCTCGATGGCGCATGACCGCAGCGATGTCCTCGCCGTGCTCGCCTTGGCACGTCGTGGCGGCCTGGTGGATGACGCCGGTGCGGTGCCGCTCGACATCGCCCCGTTGTTTGAAACCGTGGACGATCTCAAGCGCGGTACCGACACGCTGCGCGATCTGCTGGCCGATCCGGTCTACCGCACGCACCTGGCCTCGCGCGGCGATGTGCAGATGGTGATGCTCGGCTACTCGGACAGCGGCAAGGATGGGGGCATCGCGGCGTCGCGCTGGGGCCTTCAGCGCGCCCAGGTAGAACTGTTGGAGGTCGCTGCCGAGAACGACATCCGCCTGACTTTCTTCCACGGCCGCGGCGGCTCGATCAGCCGCGGTGGCGGCAAGACCACGCACGCCGTGGATGCCTCGCCGCGCGGCAGCATCGACGGCCGCCTGCGCGTGACCGAGCAGGGCGAGGTGATCCACCGCAAGTACGGCATCCGTGCGCTGGCACTGCGCTCGCTGGAGCAGTCCACCGGTGCGGTGCTGCGCTCCAGCCTGCGCCCGCGTGCACCGGAACCGCGCGAGGAACAGTGGCGCCCGGTGATGGACCTGATCGCGCAGAAGAGTGCGGAGGCCTACCGTGCCTTCGTCGGCCAGAAAGACTTCATGCAGTACTTCCGCCTGGCCACGCCGATCGATGTGATCGAGCGGATGACGTTGGGCTCACGGCCCTCGCGCCGGTTGGGCGAAGATGCCGCGTTGAGCAACCTGCGCGCGATTCCGTGGGTGTTCGCCTGGAGCCAGGCGCGTGCCGTGATTCCGGGTTGGTATGGCGTGGGTAGCGGCCTGCAGGCGGCGATCGATGCCGGCCACGAGGACATCCTGAAAGAAATGGCGCGCGACTGGCCGTTCTTCAGCACCTTCCTGGATGACATCGCGATGGTGCTGTCCAAGGGCGACCTGACCATCGCCGAGCAGTTCTCGCAGCTGTCTGGTGCGTTGCATGGCCGTTTCTTCCCGCAGATCCAGCGTGAGCTGGAGCTCACCGCGCAGTGGATCCTGGCGCTGACCGGGCAGGATGCACTGCTTCAGCACGATCAGCGCCTGGCGCTGTCGATCCGCCTGCGCAATCCCTACATCGATCCGATCAGCGTGCTGCAGGTGGACCTGCTGCGCCGCTGGCGTGAAAGCGGTGGCGAAGACGATGACGTGCTGCGCGCGCTGGTGGCCTGCGTGAACGGTGTTTCGCAGGGCGTACAGAACACCGGGTAG
- a CDS encoding prolyl oligopeptidase family serine peptidase has product MTRNHGRRAPQWRHTLILGLALLAVPPLALAAAPAAKTSAQAVAAAKGDPSGYELPSPALQAVVDAPRAPTLSLSPRRDLAALLQTPPLPSINDVAQPELKLAGLRINPATHSASRFSFADKLWLMNVADGKERQISGLPQPLSIATFAWSPDQKYIAFNQVHAATNTNELWIVDVDAGSARRLVGDLNTVMGDGYSWQPDSRGLLVMQQLKGQGPAPSAGGIPTGPAIQQTEADAGVRTIRTYQDMLKNEADARLFDYYASAQPAKVALNGVTTPLSTGGVYWDVTLSPDGRYLLSERVVRPYSYLVPASAFARRIEVLSAVDGKLEHTVANLPLKEGLPTGNDAVATGVRRIDWRADAPATLVWAEAQDGGDPNREAKVRDAVLMQAAPFDKPPVTLAQLGSRYAGIQWGRGDLALLNESWWKNREVKQWRIAPDQPEKAAELLSARSSQDRYNDPGRPGLVRDVNGRARLQVSADGRSIFLYGLGASPEGDRPFVDRFDLDSKQTTRLFHSQAPSYAAPVALLDQEGTSLLLTRESPDEPANFYVQSLGDATAAPKALTHFQHPLPQLRGVSKEQIRYKRNDGVDLTATLMLPPGYNAKKDGPLPLLMWAYPGEFKTAEAASQVTDSPYRFNAISYWGPQAFLAKGYAVLVSPSMPIIGEGDKEPNDTYLPQLIANAEAAVNEVVRRGVTDREHIAIGGHSYGAFMTANLLAHTRLFKAGIARSGAYNRTLTPFGFQAEERNYWQAQDVYQKMSPFNYADKIKDPILFIHGVDDNNSGTFPIQSERMFAAVKGLGGTSRLVMLPNESHAYRARESIMTMLAESERWLEQTVGEGKPVKKKR; this is encoded by the coding sequence ATGACACGCAACCATGGTCGACGCGCACCGCAATGGCGCCATACCTTGATCCTCGGCCTGGCCCTGCTGGCGGTGCCGCCGTTGGCGCTGGCCGCCGCGCCGGCCGCGAAGACCTCCGCGCAGGCCGTGGCCGCCGCCAAGGGTGACCCGAGCGGCTATGAGCTGCCCTCGCCGGCGCTGCAGGCGGTGGTCGACGCGCCGCGTGCCCCGACCCTGAGCCTGTCCCCGCGCCGCGACCTGGCCGCGCTGCTGCAGACCCCGCCGCTGCCGTCGATCAACGACGTCGCCCAGCCCGAACTGAAGCTGGCCGGCCTGCGCATCAACCCGGCCACGCATTCGGCCAGCCGCTTCAGCTTCGCCGACAAGCTGTGGCTGATGAACGTGGCCGATGGCAAGGAGCGCCAGATCAGCGGGCTGCCGCAGCCGTTGTCGATCGCCACCTTTGCGTGGTCGCCGGACCAGAAGTACATCGCCTTCAACCAGGTGCATGCGGCCACCAACACCAATGAACTGTGGATCGTTGATGTGGACGCCGGTTCGGCGCGGCGCCTGGTCGGCGATCTGAACACGGTGATGGGCGATGGCTACAGCTGGCAGCCCGACAGCCGGGGCCTGCTGGTGATGCAGCAGCTCAAGGGCCAGGGGCCGGCACCGTCCGCCGGCGGCATTCCGACCGGCCCGGCGATCCAGCAGACCGAGGCCGACGCCGGCGTCCGCACCATCCGCACCTACCAGGACATGCTCAAGAACGAGGCCGATGCCCGCCTCTTCGATTATTACGCCAGCGCGCAGCCGGCCAAGGTCGCGCTCAACGGCGTGACCACGCCGCTCTCCACGGGCGGGGTGTACTGGGACGTCACGCTCTCCCCGGATGGCCGTTACCTGCTCAGTGAACGGGTGGTGCGTCCGTATTCCTATCTGGTGCCGGCCAGCGCATTCGCGCGTCGCATCGAAGTGCTGTCCGCCGTGGACGGCAAGCTGGAGCACACCGTAGCCAACCTGCCGTTGAAGGAAGGCCTGCCGACCGGCAACGATGCGGTGGCCACCGGCGTGCGCCGGATCGACTGGCGCGCCGATGCCCCGGCGACCCTGGTCTGGGCCGAGGCGCAGGATGGTGGCGACCCGAACCGCGAGGCCAAGGTGCGCGATGCGGTGCTGATGCAGGCCGCCCCCTTCGACAAGCCGCCGGTGACCCTGGCGCAGCTGGGCAGCCGCTATGCCGGCATCCAGTGGGGCCGTGGTGATCTGGCGCTGCTCAACGAATCGTGGTGGAAGAACCGCGAGGTCAAGCAGTGGCGGATCGCGCCCGACCAGCCGGAGAAGGCAGCTGAACTGTTGTCCGCACGTTCCTCGCAGGACCGCTACAACGATCCCGGTCGCCCGGGCCTGGTGCGCGACGTCAACGGGCGCGCGCGCCTGCAGGTGAGTGCCGATGGCCGCAGCATCTTCCTGTACGGGCTGGGCGCTTCGCCGGAAGGCGATCGTCCGTTCGTGGATCGCTTCGATCTGGACAGCAAGCAGACCACGCGCCTGTTCCACTCGCAGGCCCCGTCCTATGCCGCGCCGGTGGCGCTGCTCGACCAGGAAGGCACCTCGCTGCTGTTGACCCGTGAATCGCCCGATGAGCCGGCCAACTTCTACGTGCAGTCGCTGGGTGATGCCACGGCTGCACCGAAGGCGCTGACCCACTTCCAGCACCCGCTGCCGCAGCTGCGTGGGGTGAGCAAGGAGCAGATCCGCTACAAGCGCAACGACGGCGTCGACCTGACCGCCACGCTGATGCTGCCGCCGGGTTACAACGCGAAGAAGGACGGTCCGTTGCCGCTGCTGATGTGGGCCTACCCGGGGGAGTTCAAGACCGCCGAAGCCGCCAGCCAGGTCACCGATTCGCCGTACCGCTTCAACGCGATCAGCTACTGGGGTCCGCAGGCGTTCCTGGCCAAGGGCTACGCGGTGCTGGTCAGCCCGTCGATGCCGATCATCGGTGAGGGCGACAAGGAGCCGAACGACACCTACCTGCCGCAGCTGATCGCCAATGCCGAGGCCGCCGTGAATGAAGTGGTGCGGCGTGGCGTGACCGACCGCGAGCACATCGCGATCGGTGGCCACTCCTACGGTGCGTTCATGACCGCCAACCTGCTCGCGCATACCCGCCTGTTCAAGGCCGGCATCGCGCGCAGCGGCGCCTACAACCGCACGCTGACCCCGTTCGGCTTCCAGGCCGAAGAGCGCAACTACTGGCAGGCGCAGGACGTCTACCAGAAGATGTCGCCGTTCAACTACGCCGACAAGATCAAGGACCCGATCCTCTTCATCCATGGCGTGGACGACAACAACTCCGGCACGTTCCCGATCCAGAGCGAGCGCATGTTCGCCGCGGTGAAGGGGCTGGGCGGTACCTCGCGGCTGGTGATGCTGCCCAATGAATCGCACGCTTACCGGGCACGCGAATCGATCATGACCATGCTGGCCGAGAGCGAGCGCTGGCTGGAGCAGACCGTGGGCGAGGGCAAGCCAGTGAAGAAGAAGCGCTGA
- the ahcY gene encoding adenosylhomocysteinase → MNAVAKTFSTEGDYKIADISLADWGRKELDIAEHEMPGLMSIRRKHAATLPLKGVRVTGSLHMTIQTAVLIETLKDIGADVRWASCNIFSTQDHAAAAIAKSGTPVFAWKGESLEEYWDCTLDALTFTLPDGTLTGPELVVDDGGDVTLLIHKGYELENGSNWVNEKAASHEEQVIKNLLKRVATERPGYWGRVVREWKGVSEETTTGVHRLYQLAQAGTLLIPAINVNDSVTKSKFDNLYGCRESLADGLKRAMDVMLAGKVAVVCGYGDVGKGCAASLRAYGARVVVTEIDPICALQAAMEGFEVNTIESTLGRADLYVTTTGNKDIIRIEHLSAMKDQAIVCNIGHFDNEIQVDALVGFPGVQHINIKPQVDKYVFPNGNAIFLLAEGRLVNLGCATGHPSFVMSNSFANQTLAQIDLWANKDSYEKKVYLLPKKLDEEVARLHLEKIGVKLTTLSQEQADYIGVPVDGPFKPEHYRY, encoded by the coding sequence ATGAACGCTGTTGCCAAGACCTTCTCCACCGAAGGCGATTACAAGATTGCCGACATCTCCCTGGCCGATTGGGGCCGCAAGGAGCTGGACATCGCCGAGCATGAAATGCCGGGCCTGATGTCGATCCGCCGCAAGCACGCCGCCACCCTGCCGCTGAAGGGCGTGCGTGTGACCGGCTCGCTGCACATGACCATCCAGACCGCGGTGCTGATCGAGACCCTGAAGGACATCGGCGCCGACGTGCGCTGGGCCTCGTGCAACATTTTCTCGACCCAGGACCACGCTGCCGCCGCGATCGCCAAGTCCGGCACCCCGGTGTTCGCCTGGAAGGGTGAGTCGCTGGAGGAATACTGGGACTGCACCCTGGACGCGCTGACCTTCACCCTGCCCGACGGCACCCTGACCGGCCCGGAGCTGGTGGTGGACGATGGCGGCGACGTGACCCTGCTGATCCACAAAGGCTACGAGCTCGAAAACGGCAGCAACTGGGTCAATGAAAAGGCCGCCTCGCACGAAGAGCAGGTCATCAAGAACCTGCTCAAGCGCGTGGCCACCGAGCGCCCGGGTTACTGGGGCCGCGTGGTCAGGGAGTGGAAGGGCGTCTCCGAAGAGACCACCACCGGCGTGCATCGCCTGTACCAGCTGGCCCAGGCCGGCACCCTGCTGATCCCGGCGATCAACGTCAACGACTCGGTCACCAAGAGCAAGTTCGACAACCTGTACGGCTGCCGCGAGTCGCTGGCCGATGGCCTCAAGCGCGCGATGGACGTGATGCTGGCCGGCAAGGTCGCCGTGGTCTGCGGCTACGGTGACGTGGGCAAGGGCTGCGCCGCTTCGCTGCGTGCCTACGGCGCGCGCGTGGTGGTCACCGAGATCGACCCGATCTGCGCCCTGCAGGCCGCGATGGAAGGCTTCGAGGTCAACACCATCGAATCCACCCTGGGCCGTGCCGACCTGTACGTCACCACCACCGGCAACAAGGACATCATCCGCATCGAGCACCTGAGCGCGATGAAGGACCAGGCCATCGTCTGCAACATCGGCCACTTCGACAACGAGATCCAGGTCGATGCGCTGGTCGGCTTCCCGGGCGTGCAGCACATCAACATCAAGCCGCAGGTGGACAAGTACGTCTTCCCGAACGGCAACGCGATCTTCCTGCTGGCCGAAGGCCGCCTGGTGAACCTGGGCTGCGCCACCGGCCACCCGAGCTTCGTGATGTCCAACTCGTTCGCCAACCAGACGCTCGCACAGATCGACCTGTGGGCGAACAAGGACAGCTACGAGAAGAAGGTGTACCTGCTGCCGAAGAAGCTGGACGAGGAAGTGGCGCGTCTGCACCTGGAAAAGATCGGCGTGAAGCTGACCACCCTGAGCCAGGAACAGGCCGACTACATCGGCGTGCCGGTGGACGGTCCGTTCAAGCCGGAGCATTACCGCTACTGA
- the ybaK gene encoding Cys-tRNA(Pro) deacylase: MTPAINLLKTSGIAHTVLSYHHDAAAESYGGEAVQQLGLDPAQVFKTLLANTETHELLVAIVPVSGTLDLKALAAAAGCRKCGMANAEAAQRATGYLVGGISPLGQKKKHRTFLDASAQALPTVHVSAGRRGLEVALAPADLLRLTGGCYAAIGKAR; the protein is encoded by the coding sequence ATGACCCCCGCCATCAACCTGCTGAAGACCTCCGGCATCGCGCACACCGTGCTGTCCTATCACCATGACGCCGCCGCCGAATCCTACGGTGGCGAGGCCGTGCAGCAGCTCGGACTGGATCCGGCCCAGGTGTTCAAGACCTTGCTGGCAAACACCGAGACACATGAGCTGCTGGTGGCGATCGTGCCGGTGAGCGGCACCCTGGACCTCAAGGCACTCGCCGCCGCGGCCGGCTGCCGGAAGTGCGGGATGGCCAACGCCGAAGCGGCGCAGCGCGCGACCGGTTACCTGGTCGGCGGGATCAGCCCACTGGGGCAGAAGAAAAAGCACCGCACCTTTCTTGATGCCAGCGCGCAGGCCTTGCCGACCGTGCATGTCAGTGCGGGTAGGCGTGGGCTGGAGGTGGCGCTGGCACCGGCCGATCTGCTGCGGCTCACCGGCGGATGCTATGCCGCCATCGGCAAGGCCCGGTGA